Genomic window (Oceanispirochaeta sp.):
TTCAGGATCTGGCAGACCTGTTCAAGGCTGAAACGGGTCAACCTGTGCTTCTTAATCCTGCCTCCAGCGGAACCCTTGCCAAACAGCTGATAGAGGGGGCTTATGCGGATGTGTATGTCTCGGCATCTGCAAGATGGATGGACTACGTAACGTCATATGATCTGGTGGAAAAATCGGCTCCTTTTGCGGGTAACAGGATCGTATTGATCGCCCCTTCCGACTCCACCGATGGTCCTGTGAATATTGATGACTCCCTGGACTTTCCCGCCTCTTTCGACGGGCGTCTTTCCATGGGTGATCCTTCTCATGTTCCCGCGGGTGCCTATGCACTGAGTGGTTTGGAGTATTATCAGTGGTATGATGAAATGGAGCCGCGGCTGCTTCCCGGTGCCAATGTAAGAGTCTCCCTGGCGGTGGTGGAACTGGGAGAAACAGAGAGAGGCATCGTGTACCGCACGGATGCCCTCAAATCTAAAAAAGTTAAAATCCTGGGAGTCTTCCCGGAGAAGAGTCATAGGCCTGTCTCCTATTTCTGCGCCTTTTTAAAACAGGGGAGCCCTG
Coding sequences:
- the modA gene encoding molybdate ABC transporter substrate-binding protein — its product is MKRILVSILFVFLSLPMVFANGKRETVSSDKAIIVFAAVSTIDVIQDLADLFKAETGQPVLLNPASSGTLAKQLIEGAYADVYVSASARWMDYVTSYDLVEKSAPFAGNRIVLIAPSDSTDGPVNIDDSLDFPASFDGRLSMGDPSHVPAGAYALSGLEYYQWYDEMEPRLLPGANVRVSLAVVELGETERGIVYRTDALKSKKVKILGVFPEKSHRPVSYFCAFLKQGSPGGKDFYDYISTSEDAAEVLRQYGFDVQ